Genomic window (Dyadobacter fanqingshengii):
TATATTGAATATCAAACATTCAATACTATTTATACAAACGAATAACGTAATCAGCTTTAAATCAATTAGTACGCAACTGTGAACCGTTTCTTTGCGAACTGCGGATTTTCAACTTCATCAACCACAGCCACCGAAAGATCTTCTACTGCAATAATGCTTCTGCCTTGTTCATTGTACACAGGCGTGTCCAGTGATGTGCGGTAAGTTCCCGTGCGTTTGCCCGAAGTGCCTGGGTGCATCTCAATAGCAGGGCTGAGATAGGTCCAATGCAAGGCATCTTCTTCTTTGATCATGCCTTGGTATTTACGGGCAGCGCCGGCTCCCGCTTTGTATTCTTCCGGGAAATCAGGAGTGTCGATCAATTGTAATCCAGGGGCTACTTCCAGGCTCCCTGCACCGCCTATGACGATGAATCTTTTTACTCCGGCTTGCTTCACCCCGGTTTGAATGGATTGCGCGCCTTCAAGATATTCGGCGTAAATATTAGGGTTGGTCCAGCCGGGATTATAAGCGCTGACAACAATATCCGAGCCGGCAACAGCTTCTTCTACTTGGGAAGTGTTGAGCACATCCGCCTGCATGGGCGTTACCAGGTCACTGTCTGTTGGGATCTTTCCAATGTTTCTGGCGATTGCGGTAACCTGGTGGCCGCGTGATATCAACTCCTGCAAGAGGGGAGCGCCGACAAATCCTGTTGCGCCAATTAATGCTACTTTCATTCTTGGGTTTTGGTTTAAAATGGAACTGATTGAGATAGATAAAAGGGTTAATTTTTTGTGTGCTCAGACTCGAAGTTTTGACAAAAATCGGCCAAAGATTTTTTGCCTAAAACGGACCTTAATGCGAGCTCTGCTTCGGTGTAAAGATCGCCAAGATAATCATTAATTTGACGGCCCACATTACACTCCGGATTGGGAGAATTAATGCTCTTTCCAAGAAGGTCATTCTGCCGAACTGCATCGTATATTTCAGACATAAAAATGGACTCCGCCGACCTGGCCAGTTTGCTTCCTCCAGTCTTTCCTTCCTTACTGATAACAAGTCCATGTGCACGAAGATTGCCGAGCTCCTTCCGAACCAGCACCGGATTAATGTTAATGCTTCCCGCTAAAAACTCCGACGACAACCATCCTTCCGGCTCGAATGCAAGCAAGGAAAGAATATGCACCGATATAGCAAAGCGACCATTATTCATTACTGTAATGTTTATTATTACAGTATAAATCTGATTATTTAAAATCGAAAAACCAAGAAATCTGAATAAAATATTAGTTAATGCGATTGAGGCTGCAAATGAGAGTCTAGTGCGATTGGAAATAATATATTGATTACCAGTATTTTAATAAATTGCCTTTTTATAATCTCAGATGTATTAAACTTTAATTTAATACATTGCATATAATACTTTTAATATGTAAATACTTTTTTTAATGTATTTTATGGACATTACTTTTGGTATAAATCAATGTATCTTACTGTGAATACTAATAATACATTTGAAAAGTATATGTAGTATCATATGCTGCAATAGTATAGTACTAGAAGAAAATATAGGCTGTTGAATACATTGTGTCAAATTCCAATGTATTCAACAGCTTATAAGTAACAACCAAACTAAAGTTTAGCAAGTTATTTGAGGATGGTTAACCCGCCTTTGTATGACTTTTTGGTGTACTGCACGACGTAATAATAGTAGCCCTGAGAAATGCTGGTAGGGCACCAGTTTTTCCTGATTTTAGAGTAATAAACCTGCTTGCCCCAGCGGTTGAAAATGGTCACATCTTTGAACTGGTTTACACAGTTATCGGCGGGCAAATGTTCTAAAACAAAGCAGTCATTTTTGCCATCATTGTTTGGCGTTATCACGTTTGGAAATTCGGGAATCACGTCCGAAGTATCGTCCTTCACAATCACTTTCACAGTGGTTGTGTCGGTGGCGGCAGCGCAGCTTTTATCCTGGGTGATGAAGTCGATCGTGAATGTTCTTTCGGACTCTCCTTCGAGCATTGAACATTCTGGTGACCAGGCGTAAGGCGACGTTACCTGCTTCACGCCGGTCTTGTTCGCAAACTTCATCCCGGCATCGCTAATGCTGAACCCGCGGCCGGCTGCGGCGAGGCTGATCGTGTTGGTGTCAGGGTCGGTGGCCAGGACGTCAAAGATGATTTCAGAGCTGCTGCCAATCGTATAGGTGATCTCTGGTGTGGCCAGGGATGTTTCGACCGCAGGAGGGTTGTTAGGCGACTGGTCAATGATAAAGTAAACCGGCTTGGAAACAGCGAGCGGGTTTCCGACGCAGCGCATATCTTCTACTTTGAAATCCACGGCCAGCGTGTCGCCCTTTTTGGCATTACAAGGCGGCGTCCATTTGAATGTCTGCTGGATCTGCGCTTTTCCACTGGTAGCTTTGAAATCCATGGCCATATCCACCATATTGAAATCCTGCCCGCGGCCAGAAAGCGCAATGCTGTCTTTGTCAATGTCCTTTCCATACACGGTGAAAGTGATTGGCACGCCCGCCGTCACATGCACATACTGGCCGGGTAGGGAAGTGGTGACCTCGGGCGATTTGTTGCCGCTGCTTTCCCGGCGTATCAGAATGCTCAGCGTGTCCATCAGCGGGACCGGGCAGCTTTCGTCTTCTGCGATCAGCTCAATCTTGATGGGGCGCTCGTCATACGTCACAAAACATTCATCCAGGCAGACCTCGAATTTCAGCGTGTCGTTAGCAATTTTAGTTTTGAATTCGGCCGGCAGAATTGTAAAGTAGTCCTTGGAATTGTTGACGGCACGGCCATTGATGCGGATGATCTGATTGATGGTCGGATCGGTGACCATTACTTCAATACAGTTTGGGTCACCCTCTTTGACGGTTATGATCTCGTTTTCAGTATAATAAGTATTTTTACCTTTTGGTTTAAACAACAATTTCGGCGCGTCCATCTTCGGGCAATCGACCACTTTCAGCTGGAAATCGCGGGTTAGGCTGCCAATTTTCACACCATTCCGGAACTCGTCCACCTGCACCGCAAACACATACAACCCCACATTTCCCGGCGTGACGGAAAGCATTCCCGTTTTAGCATTGACCGTTAATGGCTTGGGGCCGGGAATAATATTGGCTTCCGAAATCCCTGGCAGCCAGGTAAGGCGCGGATAATTGGACGACCCTCGAGCCTCCACACTCGGGTTGGCCTTGTCCGAAAATCCCTGCATCGGCGTGATCAGCTTATAGGTAAGACTGTCGCCATCCGCATCGGTTCCTCCGAAATCAAAGAAGAACGGAGAATTTACACAGGCATAATCGCCTTTTATTGCAGGAAAAACAGGGGAGGAGTTCTTGAAATTTGCATTGTTTTTAAAAAGCGGGGGGAATTCGAGATAAAAAAGGCTTCCTGCGTCGCCGGGCGCCTGAATGTTGGTGATCGTGCCGTTTCGGCAGCAACGGTCCCAAACCATATAATAGCCTTGCGGATCGCTGAAATCGGTAGGTTCCAGCCGCAGAGACGAGCTGTAAGTGATCATATATGTTTCCAGCGACGATATTCCGCACTGCGGATTAGCATACGTGACCGATTTTCGTTCTATTTTTGGGGCCTGAAGATACCCGATCGGCTGATTGTCGCGTTTTCGGAAGACGTAAATGTTAACAAACGGGTCTTCTGCGCCTGGGTTACCATTGAGGGCATCGAAATACATCGTTAAGCCGATGTTGTAATTATAATAGTTGTTTGGATTTTCAGTGATAAAGAGCTGACCGCCAACGATATGAGTTGCATAAGTTTTGGAAAAGGCAAACAGCATCAGCATGAATAAGATATACCGTTTTTTCATGGCTTGACAAGGGAGTAGAATTTATCCGATAGGATTTGGAATTAGAAATTTAAAAAAGAAATATGGTTAAGAATATCAAGTATGAATACGTTGAAATTACCGATTTTGCGGCAGAAGGCAAATGTATATTTAAATCAGAAGACGGCGTAATTTTTGTAGAAGGAAATGTGGCTCCCGGTGACATAGTTGATTTACAAGTTGTAAAAACCAAGAAAAAATTAAAGGAGGCGATCGTTACCAAGATCCATTCGCACTCGCCTCTTAGGACAGACCCATATTGCCTGCATAACGTTGTATGCGGTGGCTGCAAATGGCAACATATCGCCTATGAGCATCAGTTGAAATTCAAAAGACAACAGGTTGTTGACCATTTCCAGCGGATAGGACACATTAAAAATGTCAGCATCAATGAGATTATTGCTGCTCCGAAAACGGAGTATTACCGCAACAAACTCGAATTTACTTTTTCAAACTGGCGCTGGCTGACAAAAGATCAATTGGATTCCGGTGCGAAATTCACAAAACACGCGCTCGGCTTTCACGTCCCGAAGCGTTTTGACAAAATATTTACCGTAGACCATTGCCACCTGCAACCGGACCCTTCCAATACGATCCGAAATTCGTTGCATCATTTCGGTGAGCTGCATAACATTCCTTACTATGATGTAAAGTTCAACGTGGGAACGCTGCGCAACCTGGTGGTAAGGACGGCCAATTCGGGCGATGTGATGGTTATCGTGCAGTTTGGCGAGCAGAATGATGAAGCCATCGAGCAGGTGATGCAGTATTTGCATAAAACCCACAGCGAAATCACCTCATTGAATTACATTGTTAATTTAAAAGGAAATGATTCCTACCAGGATCAGGAAGTGATCCATTATGCAGGTGAAACGACAATCCGGGAGACGATGGAAGACTTGACTTTCCTCGTCGGTCCCAAGTCTTTCTATCAAACCAATTCGGAGCAGGCTTACCAGCTTTTCAGCGTAGCGCGTGAATTTGCGGGTTTGACCGGCAATGAGTCCGTGTATGATCTTTATACTGGGACGGGCACGATAGCCAATTTTGTAGCGCGCAGGGCCGGGAAAGTTGTAGGCGTTGAATATGTTGAAGCTGCGGTGCAGGACGCCAGAAAGAACTCAGAACTGAACGGAATTACAAACACATCCTTTTTCGCAGGTGACATGCGGGGCATCATGAACGAAAGCTTCCTGAAAGAACACGGAAGGCCCGATGTCATCATTACCGATCCGCCGCGTGCAGGAATGGATCAGCCCGTTGTAGAAACGATCCTGAAAGCAGCGCCCGACCGCATTGTGTACGTAAGTTGCAATACAGCCACACAAGCGCGGGACCTCGCGTTAATGACGGGTGATTATGAGGTAACAAAGGTGCAGCCGGTTGATATGTTCCCGAATACGCACCACGTAGAGAATGTAGCGTTGCTGGTAAGGCGTTAGAATGGTGGTTCGCTATCCGGGCCTTTATAATCGAAATTACTCAAATCATTTGCCCTGCTCCGGAGCGTGCCGCCTGCCGGAGCGGGCTTACTTTGGCTTTCGAACGATGCGATCGGGTTTGTGGTTTGAATAGGGCGGTCTACAGAGAATGGTGCCGGGGTGAATTGTGAGTCCAGGTCCGTGAATTTGGTATACTTTCCAATAAACCTTAACTGAACCGTATCCAGCGATCCCGCACGGTTTTTGGCAACGATCACTTCACCAATCCCAGCAACAGAATTTCCGGATTCATCTTCTGTAATCCCATAATATTCAGGACGATACAAGAAAAGGACCATATCTGCATCCTGTTCGATCGATCCCGATTCCCTTAAATCCGAAAGCTGCGGCCTTTTTTCACCACCACGCGTTTCAACCGCGCGGCTCAGCTGTGACAATGCAATAACGGGCACATCCAGCTCTTTTGCAAGGTTTTTGAGCGAACGCGAGATCATCGCAATTTCCTGCTCGCGGTTACCGGCTCCTTTTCCACCTGTGTCCCCGGTCATTAACTGGAGATAGTCAATCACGATCATTTGGATGTCGTGCTGGGCTTTGAGGCGTCGGCATTTGGCCCGCAGTTCGAGAATGGATAGGGCAGGGGTGTCGTCAATGTAAATGGGTGCATTGGTGAGCCGGTGAATGCGATGGTGCAATTGCTCCCATTCGTGCGGCGCCAGACTTCCCTTCCTGATTTTTTCACTATCAATCTCAGCCTCAGCGGAAATCAGACGATTAACCAGCTGAACGGAGGACATTTCGAGGGAGAAAATGGCAACAGGCATATTAAAATCCACAGCCGCATTGCGCAGCGATGAAACGACAAATGCTGTTTTCCCCATACCCGGACGGGCTGCGAGAATCATTAATTCCGTTTTCTGCCAGCCCGAAGTCAGTCTGTCCAGGGCACTGAATCCGGATGGAACTCCGGTAAGACCGTCCTTATTATTCTTTTTCTGATCGAGTTCTGCCAGTGCCTGACGCATCAGCGCACCCATATCAGCATAATTCTTCTTGATATTGGATTCGGAAATCTGGAACAGATTCTGTTCTGTTTTATCCAAAAGCCTGAAAACGTCGGTTGTGTCTTCAAATGCTTCTCGCTGGATCTCCGACGCGACCTTAATAAGCTCACGTTTGATGAAAGCCTGCGAAATGATCCGCGCATGGAATTCAATGTTGGCCGCAGAGTTGACCTTGGAAGTCAGCTCCATAATGTATTGCGCCCCGCCGATGAGTTCAAGTTCCCCAGTGCTACGGAGTTTAGCGGTGACAGTAAGCATGTCAATCGGCTCCGAATCGGCAAAAAGGGTGATAATTGCGGTATAGATCCGGACGTGCGCTTCCTTGTAGAAACTGTCTGGCCGAAGGATATCTGCGACAGCCGTCAGTGCATCTTTCTCAATCATTAAAGCACCCAAAACAGCCTCTTCCAGGTCCACCGCCTGAGGAGGTAACTTGCTGAAAGTCTGCTCGATACCAGGTGTTCTGGCGCCCATTGGCTTGCGCCCCTGATTGCTTTGCTTAGATCCTGATTTGTTGAAATTGCCGGGTGCCTTGTCGTTTTCCATGTTAAGACAAAGTTAAGGAAAGCGGGACGCGTAAGAAAGAAAGGAAGGTTAAGTTCAATCATTTATTTTTTTTCGAAAAACGAATGATTTTGTCCGGCTCTGATAATGAAAGAGTTGATCAGAATATGCTAAATTTTCGTCTCTAAATCTGTCATGATAATTGTAATTCTCAGCTTTTGTTTTACAATTGTTGGTTATTATTACTAAATTTTAGAACAAATAGAGAAACACTAAACTTTAATTCATTTGCTGGAAAAAATCATCACGCTCGAGGACGTTTCAATGGTTGATTTTTTGGGTATTCATAATTCGAATATCAAGGAAGTTGCAGCCGCTTTCCCTGGAAGCAAAATTATTTCACGCGGAAACGAGATCCGCATTCAGGGCACGGCCCCGGAAATTATCCGTATCACAGATGTAATGGACTCATTGATAGCCCATTATCAAAAATACGGAAAGGTGACGAATGACAATGTAAAGGGTTATTTAAATGGTGTTGTGAAATCGCCGGTTACCAGTGCAGAGGATGATGCGGATGTGATCATTTATGGCAACAAAGGGCTGGTAGTCAAAGCCAAAACACCGAACCAGAAGTTGCTGGTAGAGCAGGCCGAGAAATTTGACCTCGTGTTTGCAGTAGGGCCGGCCGGAACCGGAAAAACATACACGGCGGTGGCTATCGCCGTGCGGGCTTTGAAAAACAAGGAAGTTAGGAAGATCATTATAACGCGTCCTGCTGTTGAAGCTGGGGAAAACCTGGGCTTTTTGCCGGGGGACCTGAAAGAGAAAATCGATCCGTATCTACGCCCGATCTACGACGCACTGGACGATATGATCGCGCCGGAAAAACTGAAACTTTATCTGGAAAGCCGCGTGATCGAAATTGCGCCCCTGGCCTATATGCGCGGACGAACATTGAATAATGCATTCATTTTGCTGGATGAGGCCCAAAATACGACGCCTATGCAAATGAAGATGTTCCTGACCAGGATGGGACCGAGTTCAAAAGCCATCATTACAGGAGATAAATCCCAGATCGATTTGCCCAAAAATCTTAAATCGGGGTTAATTGATTCGTTAGCAGTGCTCAAAGGCATTAAAGGGATAAGTTTTGTGGAATTGGATGGATCCGATGTGGTCAGACACCGTTTGGTTAAAGATATTCTTGCAGCTTATGACAAATCTGAGCAGTAAGCTTCTGCTGGTCTTTTTATTGATTATCATTTCAAAAACGTTCGTGCTGGCGCAGGAAAGCGACGCGCTGCTTAACCGCTGCGCCAGCACCGAACGGGATGCGCTGATGATCTCCAAATTTCCTGCGTTGCAAAACCTGCGGATAAAGTCAGAGGAAGCCATTCAAAAGCGTATCAAAGCAAACAAGACATCATTACGTGCCAATGCGGATGAGATCATAACAATTCCGGTTGTCGTGCATGTTGTGCATAGCGAGGAAGGCAAAACGATCGGCGGGCAAGGCAATGCGAACATTACAGATGCACAGGTTCAAAGTCAGATCGACGTTTTGAACGAAGATTATGGCAATGCATCGGGTTACAAGGGTTTTTACACAGATTCATTGGGTATCGACACAGGAATTCGGTTCAGGTTGGTGACCGTTGTGCGGACGTTTAACGAGAAAGAACAATTCAGTCCCATCACAGATGCCGACCAGCTGGCCGAAATTTCTCCCGCGTGGCTGACTAACCGTTATCTCAACATCTGGGTTTGCCGGTTATCTGACCGTTATTTGGGGACGTCCCAGTTCCCGGTCGTGACGGAGCTTAATGATCTTACTGCGGGCCTGTCCACGGCCGAGGACGGAGCTGTACGATCATTAACCGATGGTGTTATCATTGACTTTCGTTATTTCGGCAGGAATTCGCCTGCGATTACAAGCTCAGTTTACAATCTCGGCCGCACTACCACGCATGAAGTAGGGCATTGGCTCGGGCTGATCCACATTTGGGGCGACAGGAATTGCGGGACCGATCATTGCGAGGATACGCCAACGGCATTTACCAAAAATGAAACAACCGACATTTCGTGTACACCCGTCTTTTCCGAATGCCGCGGAGTAACAACGCGGAACATGATTGAAAACTACATGGATTATTCTCCTGATGTTTGTATGAGTGTTTTTACCAATGATCAGAAGGAGCGGATGCACGCGGTGCTCGAATTAAGTCCGAGGCGGGCGAAACTGGTGGAATATTCAAAGATCACCGGCGAAGATCTGCTCGTTGAATTGTATCCCAATCCGGTTAGTGAAACATTGACAGCGAATGTTTTTACACCCAACTTTCAGCTTTTTACAGTTGAGGTTATCAATCAGCGCGGCCAGCGCATGGTTTCCGGCGCGACGAATTTGAATTATCTGGACGTTGAAAAGTTTCCCAGCGGATTGTATTATTACAAAGTTTCTTCCGGCGGACAAACGGTCACCAAACGGTTCGTAGTTCGTTAGTATGCTGCCACGTTCACCATTTGTCGGCATTGTTTTGTTCTATATGACCGGCATTTTGCTCAGCGAAATTGTTCCTGCATCGGACCTGTCGGCAACATTGCTCATTACGCTGTCTGGTTTGCTCCTTATCACTTGTTTTATTTTGTATTTCAAAAGCCTTAAAACTGCATTTGGAATAACCTTTTCGCTTTTCCTGGTCTCGCTGGGCGCATTTACCATGCTTACTTTTGAGCGGGCCAATGACGCAAATATTGCCGCATTAACCAGTGTCAATTATTCGGCCTATGAAGCGGAAATCAAGAGCTTACCGGAAAAACGCACCAAATCGGTTCGCTATGAGGCGCATATAACCCGTATTAAAACGCAGGAAGGCTGGGTTAATGTTGATCTGAGAGCATTGGTGAACGTTAGTCTGCAATCTTCGGTCATGCCCGAACCAGGCAACAAACTGATCGTTCGCGGCACATTGGATCGCCCGATGGCTGCCCAAAATCCCATGCAGTTTGACTATCGTCAATATCTTAGAAATAAAGGCATTGTGGGGACGGACTATCTGGATGAGCATTCTTTCCAGTTGGTCTCTGTTACCGATCAATCCTTTTATCTGACACAATGGAGCACCGGCATTTCCAAATGGGCGGCCGGAGTGCTGAGGGAAAATGTGGATGACGATGCGGCTTATGGATTGATCAAAGCCATGCTACTCGGCAGGAGAGACGATCTGCAATCGGATCAGGTAAGCGATTATACGACTTCCGGCACAGTGCACATTCTGTCGGTTTCGGGCATGCACGTTGCGATTATCTTCCTGGTTATCAGTTATTTATTTGGATGGATGAAGCGGTGGCCGGCTGGAAACTTTGCCTATCTGGCGCTGATAATCGGCTTACTAGGCTTTTATGCACTGGTTACGGGCTTGCCTCCGTCGGTGCAGCGCGCAACGCTCATGTGCATTGTTTTTGTCATGGCCGAAGTGTTCAGCCGTAAGCAGAACGCAATGAATACGCTTGCCTTCTCTGCTCTGCTAATTTTGCTTGTGGATCCTGCGGCAATTTACGATGTGGGTTTTCAACTTTCTTACCTGGCGATGAGTGGGATTTTTCTATTGTATGAGCCTTTGAAAGCCATTTTCAATCCCGCGAACAGGATCTTGAAATTTGTCTGGCAGATTTCAGCATTGTCCTTCGCTGCACAGCTTGCTACATTTCCGCTGAGTCTGTTTTATTTTCATCAATTTCCCAGTTATTTCTGGTTGGTTAACCCGTTTGTCATTGCATTCACCAATGTGCTGTTACCGGCTGCGTTAGTCTTGTTGTTAGTATCGCCTCTGCACGTGTTCTGGCTGCAATGGATTGTAAATAAAGCAGTTTGGTTATCCGCATACCTGACCAACATTGCTGTTGCTGTTCCCAAATCATTGCCTGGTTATTTGGTCGAAAACCTTAATCTGGATAAAGTTGAAGTTGTTTTGTTATATGCCGTACTCTTCACAATCTGGTATGGTTATCACTCAGGAGTTTATCAATATCTCAAATTTTCGTATTTGCTGGTGATCGTTTTCGCAACGTATTCAGTTTCCAGGAGCATTCAAATCCGGCTTTCAGATCAAAGGGTGGTGCATTCGGTTCCCAAGCATCGGGTCGTTAGTTTCAAGAAGGGGAGTTCGCTTTATGTAGTGAGCGATAAGGCATTTGAGCGAGACGTTGATGCTTATAATTTTTACATCAAAAACTACGCAACCAGCCAGGAAATAAGCAAAACGGTGTTTGTCACAGAAAAGTGACCAACTTTGACGATATCTGGCATCATTCACACCATTACTGCACTGCGTAAACGGCTGAGATTTCACCTGCAATTTTCCGGTCCCACGCAGCTTGTGCGCCCGCGTTGAGGCCGTGACCCGTTTCGCCGTCATAGCGTTCCTGATCGGTATTCATTTCCCTGAAAGCTTCCAGAAACTGATATTGAATTTCGCTGTCATAATCTTCAATGGTCAGATCGGCTTTGAGGAGCCGGGCTTTGAATTTTTCAACAACCAGCCTGGTAATGTCGAAATGGATCTGCTCATGTCGTAATGTGCTTGCATTTCTGGACTCCGGCCGACCCCAGGACATGCTTTTTACCATAAATGTCTTCAAGCCTATTTCAACGACGAGATCCTCGTCTTTCGGGTAAGACCTGCCTTCATAACCAAAACTGGTAAACACCGCCGCCGCGTATCTGCTGCCGGGTTTGGGGCTC
Coding sequences:
- a CDS encoding NAD(P)-dependent oxidoreductase — encoded protein: MKVALIGATGFVGAPLLQELISRGHQVTAIARNIGKIPTDSDLVTPMQADVLNTSQVEEAVAGSDIVVSAYNPGWTNPNIYAEYLEGAQSIQTGVKQAGVKRFIVIGGAGSLEVAPGLQLIDTPDFPEEYKAGAGAARKYQGMIKEEDALHWTYLSPAIEMHPGTSGKRTGTYRTSLDTPVYNEQGRSIIAVEDLSVAVVDEVENPQFAKKRFTVAY
- the dnaB gene encoding replicative DNA helicase produces the protein MENDKAPGNFNKSGSKQSNQGRKPMGARTPGIEQTFSKLPPQAVDLEEAVLGALMIEKDALTAVADILRPDSFYKEAHVRIYTAIITLFADSEPIDMLTVTAKLRSTGELELIGGAQYIMELTSKVNSAANIEFHARIISQAFIKRELIKVASEIQREAFEDTTDVFRLLDKTEQNLFQISESNIKKNYADMGALMRQALAELDQKKNNKDGLTGVPSGFSALDRLTSGWQKTELMILAARPGMGKTAFVVSSLRNAAVDFNMPVAIFSLEMSSVQLVNRLISAEAEIDSEKIRKGSLAPHEWEQLHHRIHRLTNAPIYIDDTPALSILELRAKCRRLKAQHDIQMIVIDYLQLMTGDTGGKGAGNREQEIAMISRSLKNLAKELDVPVIALSQLSRAVETRGGEKRPQLSDLRESGSIEQDADMVLFLYRPEYYGITEDESGNSVAGIGEVIVAKNRAGSLDTVQLRFIGKYTKFTDLDSQFTPAPFSVDRPIQTTNPIASFESQSKPAPAGGTLRSRANDLSNFDYKGPDSEPPF
- a CDS encoding T9SS type B sorting domain-containing protein translates to MKKRYILFMLMLFAFSKTYATHIVGGQLFITENPNNYYNYNIGLTMYFDALNGNPGAEDPFVNIYVFRKRDNQPIGYLQAPKIERKSVTYANPQCGISSLETYMITYSSSLRLEPTDFSDPQGYYMVWDRCCRNGTITNIQAPGDAGSLFYLEFPPLFKNNANFKNSSPVFPAIKGDYACVNSPFFFDFGGTDADGDSLTYKLITPMQGFSDKANPSVEARGSSNYPRLTWLPGISEANIIPGPKPLTVNAKTGMLSVTPGNVGLYVFAVQVDEFRNGVKIGSLTRDFQLKVVDCPKMDAPKLLFKPKGKNTYYTENEIITVKEGDPNCIEVMVTDPTINQIIRINGRAVNNSKDYFTILPAEFKTKIANDTLKFEVCLDECFVTYDERPIKIELIAEDESCPVPLMDTLSILIRRESSGNKSPEVTTSLPGQYVHVTAGVPITFTVYGKDIDKDSIALSGRGQDFNMVDMAMDFKATSGKAQIQQTFKWTPPCNAKKGDTLAVDFKVEDMRCVGNPLAVSKPVYFIIDQSPNNPPAVETSLATPEITYTIGSSSEIIFDVLATDPDTNTISLAAAGRGFSISDAGMKFANKTGVKQVTSPYAWSPECSMLEGESERTFTIDFITQDKSCAAATDTTTVKVIVKDDTSDVIPEFPNVITPNNDGKNDCFVLEHLPADNCVNQFKDVTIFNRWGKQVYYSKIRKNWCPTSISQGYYYYVVQYTKKSYKGGLTILK
- a CDS encoding zinc-dependent metalloprotease — protein: MTNLSSKLLLVFLLIIISKTFVLAQESDALLNRCASTERDALMISKFPALQNLRIKSEEAIQKRIKANKTSLRANADEIITIPVVVHVVHSEEGKTIGGQGNANITDAQVQSQIDVLNEDYGNASGYKGFYTDSLGIDTGIRFRLVTVVRTFNEKEQFSPITDADQLAEISPAWLTNRYLNIWVCRLSDRYLGTSQFPVVTELNDLTAGLSTAEDGAVRSLTDGVIIDFRYFGRNSPAITSSVYNLGRTTTHEVGHWLGLIHIWGDRNCGTDHCEDTPTAFTKNETTDISCTPVFSECRGVTTRNMIENYMDYSPDVCMSVFTNDQKERMHAVLELSPRRAKLVEYSKITGEDLLVELYPNPVSETLTANVFTPNFQLFTVEVINQRGQRMVSGATNLNYLDVEKFPSGLYYYKVSSGGQTVTKRFVVR
- the rlmD gene encoding 23S rRNA (uracil(1939)-C(5))-methyltransferase RlmD: MVKNIKYEYVEITDFAAEGKCIFKSEDGVIFVEGNVAPGDIVDLQVVKTKKKLKEAIVTKIHSHSPLRTDPYCLHNVVCGGCKWQHIAYEHQLKFKRQQVVDHFQRIGHIKNVSINEIIAAPKTEYYRNKLEFTFSNWRWLTKDQLDSGAKFTKHALGFHVPKRFDKIFTVDHCHLQPDPSNTIRNSLHHFGELHNIPYYDVKFNVGTLRNLVVRTANSGDVMVIVQFGEQNDEAIEQVMQYLHKTHSEITSLNYIVNLKGNDSYQDQEVIHYAGETTIRETMEDLTFLVGPKSFYQTNSEQAYQLFSVAREFAGLTGNESVYDLYTGTGTIANFVARRAGKVVGVEYVEAAVQDARKNSELNGITNTSFFAGDMRGIMNESFLKEHGRPDVIITDPPRAGMDQPVVETILKAAPDRIVYVSCNTATQARDLALMTGDYEVTKVQPVDMFPNTHHVENVALLVRR
- a CDS encoding RrF2 family transcriptional regulator; this translates as MNNGRFAISVHILSLLAFEPEGWLSSEFLAGSININPVLVRKELGNLRAHGLVISKEGKTGGSKLARSAESIFMSEIYDAVRQNDLLGKSINSPNPECNVGRQINDYLGDLYTEAELALRSVLGKKSLADFCQNFESEHTKN
- a CDS encoding ComEC/Rec2 family competence protein yields the protein MLPRSPFVGIVLFYMTGILLSEIVPASDLSATLLITLSGLLLITCFILYFKSLKTAFGITFSLFLVSLGAFTMLTFERANDANIAALTSVNYSAYEAEIKSLPEKRTKSVRYEAHITRIKTQEGWVNVDLRALVNVSLQSSVMPEPGNKLIVRGTLDRPMAAQNPMQFDYRQYLRNKGIVGTDYLDEHSFQLVSVTDQSFYLTQWSTGISKWAAGVLRENVDDDAAYGLIKAMLLGRRDDLQSDQVSDYTTSGTVHILSVSGMHVAIIFLVISYLFGWMKRWPAGNFAYLALIIGLLGFYALVTGLPPSVQRATLMCIVFVMAEVFSRKQNAMNTLAFSALLILLVDPAAIYDVGFQLSYLAMSGIFLLYEPLKAIFNPANRILKFVWQISALSFAAQLATFPLSLFYFHQFPSYFWLVNPFVIAFTNVLLPAALVLLLVSPLHVFWLQWIVNKAVWLSAYLTNIAVAVPKSLPGYLVENLNLDKVEVVLLYAVLFTIWYGYHSGVYQYLKFSYLLVIVFATYSVSRSIQIRLSDQRVVHSVPKHRVVSFKKGSSLYVVSDKAFERDVDAYNFYIKNYATSQEISKTVFVTEK
- a CDS encoding PhoH family protein, translated to MLEKIITLEDVSMVDFLGIHNSNIKEVAAAFPGSKIISRGNEIRIQGTAPEIIRITDVMDSLIAHYQKYGKVTNDNVKGYLNGVVKSPVTSAEDDADVIIYGNKGLVVKAKTPNQKLLVEQAEKFDLVFAVGPAGTGKTYTAVAIAVRALKNKEVRKIIITRPAVEAGENLGFLPGDLKEKIDPYLRPIYDALDDMIAPEKLKLYLESRVIEIAPLAYMRGRTLNNAFILLDEAQNTTPMQMKMFLTRMGPSSKAIITGDKSQIDLPKNLKSGLIDSLAVLKGIKGISFVELDGSDVVRHRLVKDILAAYDKSEQ